DNA from Thermomicrobium roseum DSM 5159:
CTACATTACCAGTACACACCGGGGGCACGGGCACTGCATCGCCAAGGGGGTCGATGTCGCGGCGATGATGGCCGAGCTCTTCGGCAAGGCGACCGGCGTTTGCAAAGGGAAGGGTGGCTCCATGCACATCGCCGACGTCGACAAGGGGATGCTCGGTGCCAATGGCATCGTCGGCGGTGGGCCACCGATCGCCTGTGGAGCGGGCTTGATGGCCAAGACGCTCGGGACCGATCAGGTCGCAGTCTGCTTCTTCGGAGATGGAGCCGCCGAGCAAGGAACCACGCACGAGGCGATGAACCTCGCTGCCATCTGGAAACTCCCCGTCGTCTTCGTCTGCGAAAACAATCTCTATGCCGAATCGACGCCCTGGACCTACCACTGTGCCGCACCCGACATCGCCTCGCGTGCCTCTGCTTACGACATGCCCGGCGTACTGGTCGACGGGACCGATGTCTTCGCCGTGTACGAGGCAGCCGGCGAAGCGATCGCCCGGGCGCGCCGCGGCGAAGGCCCCACGCTCCTCGAGTGTCGCGCCTTCCGCTACTACGGGCATTTCCAGGGGGATGCCGTAACCTACCGCACTCCCGAAGAAGAAGCCTCCTACCGCGCACGGGACCCCATCCAGCGCTTCCGTCAGACGGTCTTGAGCCAGGGGCTGCTCAGCGAGGACGAACTCGATAAGATCGACCGAGCGGTCAAGCAGCAGGTCGAGGAAGCGGTCCGGTTCGCGGAATCGAGCCCGCTCCCACCGCCCGAGGAGTGCTTGACCGACGTCTACGTCAGCTACCCTGCTGAACAACTCGCGTTTCGTCATTGATGCGAGGAGGGACGAGCATGGTCGTCGCCACACGAGTACTCAGCTATCGGCAAGCGATCAACGAGGCCTTGCGGCTCGAAATGCGCCGCGATCCGACCGTCATTCTCATGGGAGAGGACGTCGCAGGCGGGGCGACGATCGAGCATATCGAGCAAGAAGGTGCGTGGGGCGGGCCCTTGGGAGTCACCAAGAGTCTGGTGAGCGAGTTCGGGCGCCAGCGTGTCCTCGATACGCCGATCAGCGAAGCAGCCTTCATCGGTGCTGCCGTCGGCGCAGCCGTGACCGGGCTCCGCCCAGTCGCTGAACTGATGTTCGTCGATTTCTTCGGCGTGTGCATGGACCAGATCTTCAATCAGGGCGCCAAGCTCCGCTACATGTTCGGTGGCAAAGCCAAGGTCCCCATGGTCATCCGGACGATGATCGGAGCCGGCTTCGGTGCGGCTGGACAACATTCCGGTTGTCACTATTCGGTTTTTGCGCACATGCCTGGCTTGAAAGCCGTCGCGCCAGCCACTCCGTACGATGCCAAAGGACTGTTGATCGCTGCCATTCGCGATGACGATCCGGTGATGTTCTTCGAGCACAAGATGCTGTACGAAATGACGGGCGAGGTGCCGGAGGGCGAGTACGTCATCCCGATCGGGAAAGCGGAGATCAAGCGCGAGGGGAGCGACGTGACGATCGTCGCTATCTCGCGCATGGTCCATATCGCGCTCGAAGCGGCCGATCGCCTGAGTCGTGAAGGAATCGAGGCCGAGGTCGTCGACCTGCGCTCGCTCTCGCCGCTCGACGAGGACACTGTCCTGAGTTCGTTGGCTAAGACGCGGCGCCTGATCGTGGTCGACGAGGACAATCCTCGCTGCTCGGTGGCTGCCGATATCGCGGCGCTGGCCGTCGACAAAGGCTTCGATTATCTCGACGCCCCGGTCAAGCTCGTTACCGCCCCGCACACACCGGTGCCGTTCAGTCCGAGCCTCGAACAGTACTACATTCCGAGCCCCGAGCGCGTCATCGCAGCGGTGCGGGAGATCGTGTGAACGGGCACGCGAGCCAGCGAGGCGAGCCGACGAGCGTCGGCATCATCGCCAACCCAGCTGCAGGCAAGGATGTCCGACGTCTGGTCGCGCTCGCCTCCACTTTCGACAACCAGGAGAAGGTCCGCATCGTACGGCGCGTGCTCGCGGCGCTGGCCGCGCTGGGCATCGAGCGCGTCTGGTATCTGCGCGATTCCTTCGGGATCGTCGAGCGCGCTGCTGAGGGTATGACGCAGCGACTCGACATCCGACCTGTCCCGATCCCCTGCACCTTCACTGCGACCGACTCCGAGCGAGCTGCGGCCTGGCTCGCCGAGCAGCGGGTCGCTTGTCTCGTCACCCTGGGTGGCGACGGAACCAACCGGGTTGTGGCACGCAGCTGTCGCGATCTTCCCCTCGTTCCCATCGCGACGGGGACGAACAATGTCTTTCCTTTCCTGGTCGACGGAACCATCGCTGGTGTGGCCGCAGGCCTGCTCGCCAGTGGTCGGCTTCCCGATTGCCTGCAACGGTGGCCACGACTCGAAGTTTGGATCGACGGTACGCTGGCTGACATTGCCTTGATCGACGTCGCCGTCTCGCGCGAGCGCTTCCTCGGTGCTCGTGCCATCTGGGATCCAACCTCGATCGAACAGGTCATCGTCGCCCGGGTCCTGCCCGGCGTGATCGGCTTAGCAGCGATCGCTGCTGCAGTGTGCCCTCGCCAGGATCACGGTGGGGCCACGGTGAAACTCGGTCCCGGCGGGACCACGGCACTCGCACCGCTGGCTCCGGGCCTCCTCGTTCCTGTTCCCGTCCGCGATTGGGAACCGCTCAGCCCTGATCACGCCGTACCGATCGAGACGATCCCCTGTACGCTGGCACTGGATGGCGAACGAGAGCTCCGGATCGAGCGAGCTGAACAGGTTCTCGTGCGGCTTTCAGCGGCTGGACCACTTGTCCTCGATCCGCGCCTCGCGCTGCAAGAGGCTGCTCGGAGCGGAGCGCTCCTCATCCCACCGTTGGCGCTGTGAAAGCTGCTCCTCCAGGAAGGCGCGCAGGACGACCGCGTTGTTGCGCTCCGGGTCGCGCGCACTGTACAGGAGCGTGATCGTTCCCCGCTGTGCACTCCTAGGAGTGGCTCCCAGGCAGCTGGATTGCTCTGGAGTTCTTCCAAATAGCGAGCCTGAAACGCCGGCCACTTGGTCGGGTCATGCCCGTACCAGCGACGGAGCTCGTGGCTCGGCGCGACATCACGCAGCCAGGCCGTCAACTGCAGGTCTGCCTGTCGGATTCCACGTGGCCAGAGCCGCTCCAACGAATAACGCTCCCCGCCGTCCGGATCCGGTGGCTCGTAGACACGCTTGAGACGAATCGCCATGGTATCACTCCTCGACGGAAAGCTCGTCCAGTGGTCGCTCGCGCAGCTGGTCCGGAAGGCGCAGGTACCGCTCGATCCGGCGCACGAAGACGATCGTCGCAACAGCCAGGAGTGTCCCGACGATCGCGATCACGTAGTATCCCGCCCCGACCAGCATCCCGATCGCGGCTGCAACCCAGATCCCAGCCGCCGTCGTCAGCCCGAAGACGCGGTCCCGGGCCCGCAGGATCATGCCACCACCCAGAAACCCGACGCCGGTGACGATCGTCGAGCCGATCCGGCTGGGATCGATCAGGATACCGACCTCCGGACGGGAAAACTGCTCCATGAGCAGCATCGAGCAGACCATGAAGAGCGCCGCGCCTTCAGCGACCAGCATGTGCGTGCGCAGCCCGGCCGGCTTGGCACTGAGTTCGCGCTCGAAGCCCAGCAGCCCCCCGAGCAGGAGCGCGATGATGAGCCGCACGATCGCCTCGGCTTCGCTCAACATCGGACCATCCCTGTCCAGCGCTGTTCGATAGTACCGCCGCGGGATACCATTAAGGCCGACGCGCGTCGAGTCTACCGCTTCTGCCGAGGGTGAACCAACCAGCGCACCCGGGGGAGCCAGCAGACGACCCTCTGCCGCCCTCTTTCGGCGAAGAGGGCCGAAGCATCAGCCGGGTGCTGACACCAGAAAGCAGGCACATCAACGCACAACGCGGGCAGCGCTGCTCGCTGCCCGCTCGCTGTCTCCAGTGCGGCGTACCCTCACCGCTGCGTGAGGGTGCGGATCAGCGCACGAAGACCTGCCACCCGTCCATAGGTCCGAATGATGGGCCGGGCGATCGTCTCCCCCACGAATTCGACCGTTCCCTTCGCGCGCGACATCGTCTCGGTCGCTGCCGCGAGCAGGGGAATCAAATGATCCCGGATCAGGAGCCCCAGCCAGATCCCGATCCCGACCAGGGCACCGAGCAGGAGCACGACGAGAACAGTCGAAAGGGCGAGGAAGATGATCGCAATATCGCGGACCCGCTCCAGTGCCGACTGCTCCGGCCCGCCCAACAGATACAAGACGACGAACAGCACGACGAAGATCGCGAGCAAGCCACCGACGATCACCCACAACCAGCCGCGCCGCATCCCCTATCCCTCCCCCGACGATCGATCGCCGTTCCGTCGGACGCGCTGCCTCGCTCGACGAGAGCGGGCCGCTTCAGCTGGCGTCGTCACGAGCCAGAGGATCCCGAGAACGAACAGTGCACCGAGTCCTCCCTCGACCAACGGCACAGTGCCCAGCCGGTAGAGAACCATTCCGAGCAGCTGGCTCGCGACAGACCCGATCCCAAAACCGAGCACACCACCCAACCAGTAGAGCGGGAGTTGCCAGATCCGCCGACCAAACACCGCATGCCAGCCTAACCCCAGCATGCTACCGAGAAGACTAGCGAGTAACAAGCCTGCCGGTAAGCCAGTGTCCAGCGCCACTGTTTCGACCGTTCAGGAGACTCGAATCCAAAAGGCATACACTGCCCGCGGTACCTTGTCGGGTCGGGGATTCTTCGGGTGCTGTGGCCATTCCACTTCCACACGCAGGAAGTAGGTACCCGGGCTCAGTTCCGGCATCGTCCACTGGAAGCCAGCACCGCTGCGTTCCGGGTCAGCCGTCACAACGGGATCGGTCTTGGCGACGAACCCTTTCGGTGCATCCGGAGCGGGCGAGATCGGCTCGAAATTCCCCTCCTGTGGATAGACTGCGAGCGACACCTTCTCCGGAATCCGGTCCTCGCTGAATGCAAAGCTGAGCGTCTCCCCCGGCCGAACGGCGAGCGGCTGTTCGCTCGGAGGGACGAGCCCGGGAGCGGTCGTCTCGCCGGCAAAGCCGGAATCGAGCACCCAAAAGAACGGACCGATCGTCGCCTGCTGCTCGCCGCTTGCGACCTTCAGGACGAGATCGGGCGGCTTGAGAACCACCGGCGCAGGCGTCCTCACCGGCGTCGGAGTGGGTGCCACCGCGGTCGGGACACTGGTCGGACTCGGCACGACGGTCGGCGTCGGCGGGGCTGAGCGACAGGCGATCAGAGCACTCGTACCGAGGAGCAGGAGAACGATTCCCTTCCGGATCCGCATCGACCCCTCTTCCCTTCCAGAACACCGGCGGCCAGGTATCCGGCAACCGCGCCGACTGTACCACACAGCTCTTTCCGAATCCCTCACTGTCACAGCAAACGGGCACTGGGGTGTTCTCCCATGAATGGGAGGGGGGAGGAGATCCCCTCTCAGCAGCCGATCGGTTCGGGTGTCTCGCTCGGTATCGTCGGACACGGGGTTAGGAGGTGTCGATGGAGGCGACATGGTCGAAAGGAACGCTCATCACACTCACTTGTGTCGTCGCGCTTCTCCTGGTCGCACTTCCGGCTTGCCGAGGCGGTAGTGCAACCCCGACTCCGACACGTCCAGCAACCCCTGCAGCTGCGCCGCGCACGCCGACGGCTGCACCGGCACGGACGCCAGCTGTCTCCCCCGCAGCAACACCGGCTCGTACCCCAGCTGCAACACCAGCGCGGACGCCCACATCTACGCCAACCGCGTCTCCTGTTCTTACGCCTCGAACCACTCCCAGCCCAGGACGCACCCCAGCGGTGACACCGACACCGTAGGCGCGGTCGATCGGGAAACGAGACACTCGATCCGATCGGACCGCCGAGCTTTTGTCACATCAGCGAGCTCGGCGGTGTTTTACTGGAATGACAAGGGGTACGTGTGACGCTCGTGGCCAACCGAACCGATCGCGAACTCTTGGAAGCTGCCCAGGCGGGCGATGAGCAGGCTTTTGCGCTCCTGCACGACCGTTACCGCCCGCTCGTTTTCCGGATCGCACTGCGGACACTGGGTCGAACCGACGACGCAGAGGATATCTGCCAAGAGGTCTTTTTTCGCCTCTACCGGCAACCACCGCAGCTGAACGATCATCCACACGCGCTGCGGCTTTGGCTCGCCCGCGTGACCACCAACGCGGCGCTCAACCTGCTGCGCAGTCAGCGACGAGCCCGGTTCCACTGGTCCCGTCTGCTCCGCCTCGATCGGCTTTTCGACGATCAGCGACCCACCGCGGAGTGGAATGAAACGTCGCTGCTTGTCCAGAGCGTCTTGGAGAAACTTTCCGATCGCGATCGGGCGTTACTCGCCCTGCGAGTGAGCGGATTCAGTTACGAAGAGATCGCCATGTTGTTGGACCTTCGACCGACGTCGGTCGGTACCCTGCTGGCGCGCGCTGAGCGCCGCTTCCGCGAGCGCTATCGAGCCCTGCTCGGCGAGAATGGAGAGGAGGTGCCTGAGTGAAACGATTTCGCCGCTGCCCGCCAGAAGGAACGCTTCGGCTCTTGGTCGACAGCCCAGGTGAGACCGCAATTCGCCAGCATGTCGCTGGCTGTCGATCCTGCCAGCAGCGCCTCGAACGCTTGCGAGCCGATGCGGAGTTCGTCGAACGCGCGCTGACTGCGCTCGAGCAGTCACCCGTCCCCCTGCCAGTTGGTGCCACGGAATCGAGAAAGGAGCGTCCCATGCGCTATTTCCGAAAAGCGAGCGCTGCGCTCGCAGCAACTCTCGCCCTCGCACTCGTCGTTTGGCTGGCACCGGTCGGCGCACTTGCCGATCAGCTGGTCCAGCGCTTCCGTGTCCAGCAGTTCGCGGCCATCACCATACCAGCTTCGACGATCAGTTCTTTGAGCGATCAGTTCGGGTCGGTACCGGAGGAGCAGCGGGCAGCTCTTCGCGAGCAACTTCAGCGATCCTTCCAGGTCACACCCGAGCAGATGAATGGTGAGCATGTCCGCGAGGTCGACTCGCTGGACGCTCTCACTGCTCACCTTGGGCGTGCACCGCTCGTCCCGGCTGCGGTGCCAGCGCCGTTTGCGTCCATCCAACCACGGTATCTGGCGGGCGATCCACAGCGGAGCGAGATGACGATCGACGTCGCCAGCGTGCAAGAGGCCGCCGCACAGCTCGGGCTGCAGTTCGCGAGCTTGCCTGATCCGAGTGTGACGCCGACGGTCACCGTGGCACTCTCCGTTCCGGCGAGCGCTGCGCAAGTCTGGGAAGCCGGCGATCGAGCCCTGCTGCTGGTCGCCGAACTGGAGAGCCCGACACTGGAGCTACCCGCCGAGATCGATCCGGAACTCCTGCGCGAGGACCTACTGATGCTCCCAGGGCTTCCTCCCGACGTGGTAGCGCAAATCCGCGCAGTCCGTGATTGGCGCCAAACGCTGATCATCCCGATTCCGGAGGGAGCCACTTCGCGGACCATCTCGCTGCGCGGCACGAGCGGGCTGCTCATCGAAGGCTCTGAGGGATCCGCAGTCCTCTGGCAGGAACGCGGTATCCTCCATGTCGTCGGCGGCAGCGTGACCGCGGATCAGGCGCTGGCCATCGCGCGTTCGCTGCGCTGATGTCGACCACTCGACGCGTCGGGTAGGGGGCTCGTGCCTCCTACCCGTCCACGGACTGTGACGGAACACCATGCAGCCGCGATTACCAGGCAGCCAGTCCGAATGGGCGATCGAAACGCGGGGCCTCCGCAAGGTCTACGGTGATCGAGTGGCACTCGAGGACCTCTCGATCACCGTCGGCCACGGGGAAGTGTTCGGCTTCCTGGGTCCCAACGGCGCTGGCAAAACCACGGCCGTCAAGATACTGGTCGGCCTCATCCGGCCGACCGCTGGCACTGGCTGGGTACTCGGTCGCCCCCTCGGCGACTATCAAGCACGCCGCCAGATCGGCTATCTGCCGGAACTTTTCCGGTTCCATGACTGGTTGACTGGCGAGGAACTCCTCGACCTGCATGGACAGCTCTACGGGCTGAGCCGTGCCGAGCGGCGTCGCCGGATCCCCGAGGTCTTGGAACTGGTCGGCCTCACCGAAGCAGCACGACGGCGCGTGCGAACCTACTCCAAAGGCATGCAGCAGCGGATCGGGATCGCTCAGGCACTCCTGGCCGAGCCACGTCTGGTGATCCTGGACGAGCCAACCTCGGCCTTGGATCCTCTCGGCCGGCGCGACGTCCGCGACCTCATCCGGCGCCTCCGCGGCCATGGGATCACTGTCTTTCTCAACTCCCATCTGCTGAGCGAGGTCGAAGCAGTCTGCGACCGCATCGCGATCGTGAACCGGGGACGCGTCGTCGCACTGGGGCCGATGACGACGCTGTTGGCCGGTGACCTGACGGTCGAATTCCGCCTCGGGTCGCTCCCCGACGGAACGCTGGATGCCCTGGCGCAGCTCGTGCAGGTCGAGGAACTCCGCCCCGATCCACGTCCGACAATCATTGCGCGTGCACCGGACGAGGAAACGATCGCTCGGGCAGTCGATCTTCTCGTCGAATCCGGCATCCCCGTCTATGGCGTCATTCCCGAGCGTCACTCGCTCGAAGACCTGTTCGTGCGCCTGGTGAACGACGAGTCTTTGGAGTCACGATGAAGGCACTGGTCATCGCGCGCTTGACCTTCCGCGAAGGTCTCCGCAAGAAGCTGGTCCTCGGCGTGGTACTCTTGAGCCTCGTCTTCATCGTGCTCTACGTGTGGGGCTTTTCCCTGTTCGTGCAGGACTGGCAAGCCATGGAAGCGCGTCGAGCAGCAGCCGGAGCGGGCATGACCTTGCCATACGAGGTTTTCGCCAGTGCGATGGTGCTGCTCGGCCTCTGGACGGTCAACTTCCTCGCGGGTGTGATGACGATCTTCGCATCCGTGGGCACGATCGCCAGCGAGATCGAACAGGGTACGCTGCACGCGATCGTTCCGAAGCCGATCCGTCGGTGGGAGATCGTGCTCGGCAAATGGCTCGGCTACGCACTGATGCTCGTCGTGTACATCGCTGTGATGGTTGCGACCGTAGTGCTCACAGCCCGCTTCGTCGGTGATTACCGGCCGCCCAATGTCCTCGCAGCCTATGGATTGATCGTGCTCGTCGCACTGATTCTGCTGAGCCTGACGATCCTCGGCAGCACGCTCTTTTCGACCGTCGCCAACGGCGTCATCGTCTTCATGCTCTACGGTATGGCGATCACCGGTGGATTGGTCGAGCAGATCGGCACGGCCTTGGACAACGATGTCCTCATCCGCATCGGCGTGATCTCGTCCATCCTCGTTCCCAGCGACAGCATGTGGCGACTCGCCAGTTACCTCGTCCAACCGCGCCTCGCCGTGAACTTCTTGGGCCCGAATCCCTTCGGGACCACCGTCCCGCCGAGCACCCTCGCCGTCTGGTACAGCGTCGCCTATGCCTTGGTCCTCCTGCTGCTCGCCATGCTGCGCTTCCAACGCCGTGATCTTTAGCGCTCATCCAGGTTGCGGCATACTCACGACGCGGCCGCTCGGCGGCGCTGGGCTGGACGACACGAGAGAGGGAGAGCATGGCGGTCGACATCGTTACCCTTCCCTGCGGGCCACTCGAGACGAACGCGTATCTCCTGGTCACGGAGCAGCGCGCGCTCCTGGTCGACGCTCCCCCTGACTCATGCCTCGCCGTGCTCGACGAGCTCGAGCGACGCCAGGCGCGGCTCGAACGGATCGTGATCACCCACACGCATTGGGACCATATCGTCGATGCGACTGCGTTGCGACGGGAGACAGGCGCGCTGATCGTCGCGCACCCGCAAGCGGTTCCACGTCTCCAACAGCCGCGCCCGCTCCTCACGCCGCTCCCGTTCGAGATCGAGCCAGCACCACCGGACGAGTTGGTCGAGGATGGGGCTACACTGCTGTTCGAGCCACTGTGCTTCACGGTAATCCACACGCCTGGCCACGCGCCGGAACAAATCTCGCTGTACGAGCCCACACGCGGCTGGCTTTTCGGTGGGGATACCCTCTTCCCGGGCGGGTATGGTCGCGTTGACCTACCCGGGTCCAGCATGGCAGAAACGATCCGGACACTCCGTCGCCTGCTGGAACTGCCCGGTGACGTGATCGTCTTCCCT
Protein-coding regions in this window:
- a CDS encoding thiamine pyrophosphate-dependent dehydrogenase E1 component subunit alpha, which encodes MAGEQSGLRGRCIVEIPRDKLLWIYERMALIRAFEDRVAQLFAAGRIPGFVHLYAGEEAIAVGVCAHLTDRDYITSTHRGHGHCIAKGVDVAAMMAELFGKATGVCKGKGGSMHIADVDKGMLGANGIVGGGPPIACGAGLMAKTLGTDQVAVCFFGDGAAEQGTTHEAMNLAAIWKLPVVFVCENNLYAESTPWTYHCAAPDIASRASAYDMPGVLVDGTDVFAVYEAAGEAIARARRGEGPTLLECRAFRYYGHFQGDAVTYRTPEEEASYRARDPIQRFRQTVLSQGLLSEDELDKIDRAVKQQVEEAVRFAESSPLPPPEECLTDVYVSYPAEQLAFRH
- a CDS encoding alpha-ketoacid dehydrogenase subunit beta; this translates as MVVATRVLSYRQAINEALRLEMRRDPTVILMGEDVAGGATIEHIEQEGAWGGPLGVTKSLVSEFGRQRVLDTPISEAAFIGAAVGAAVTGLRPVAELMFVDFFGVCMDQIFNQGAKLRYMFGGKAKVPMVIRTMIGAGFGAAGQHSGCHYSVFAHMPGLKAVAPATPYDAKGLLIAAIRDDDPVMFFEHKMLYEMTGEVPEGEYVIPIGKAEIKREGSDVTIVAISRMVHIALEAADRLSREGIEAEVVDLRSLSPLDEDTVLSSLAKTRRLIVVDEDNPRCSVAADIAALAVDKGFDYLDAPVKLVTAPHTPVPFSPSLEQYYIPSPERVIAAVREIV
- a CDS encoding ABC transporter permease, with the translated sequence MKALVIARLTFREGLRKKLVLGVVLLSLVFIVLYVWGFSLFVQDWQAMEARRAAAGAGMTLPYEVFASAMVLLGLWTVNFLAGVMTIFASVGTIASEIEQGTLHAIVPKPIRRWEIVLGKWLGYALMLVVYIAVMVATVVLTARFVGDYRPPNVLAAYGLIVLVALILLSLTILGSTLFSTVANGVIVFMLYGMAITGGLVEQIGTALDNDVLIRIGVISSILVPSDSMWRLASYLVQPRLAVNFLGPNPFGTTVPPSTLAVWYSVAYALVLLLLAMLRFQRRDL
- a CDS encoding ABC transporter ATP-binding protein, encoding MQPRLPGSQSEWAIETRGLRKVYGDRVALEDLSITVGHGEVFGFLGPNGAGKTTAVKILVGLIRPTAGTGWVLGRPLGDYQARRQIGYLPELFRFHDWLTGEELLDLHGQLYGLSRAERRRRIPEVLELVGLTEAARRRVRTYSKGMQQRIGIAQALLAEPRLVILDEPTSALDPLGRRDVRDLIRRLRGHGITVFLNSHLLSEVEAVCDRIAIVNRGRVVALGPMTTLLAGDLTVEFRLGSLPDGTLDALAQLVQVEELRPDPRPTIIARAPDEETIARAVDLLVESGIPVYGVIPERHSLEDLFVRLVNDESLESR
- a CDS encoding sigma-70 family RNA polymerase sigma factor → MTLVANRTDRELLEAAQAGDEQAFALLHDRYRPLVFRIALRTLGRTDDAEDICQEVFFRLYRQPPQLNDHPHALRLWLARVTTNAALNLLRSQRRARFHWSRLLRLDRLFDDQRPTAEWNETSLLVQSVLEKLSDRDRALLALRVSGFSYEEIAMLLDLRPTSVGTLLARAERRFRERYRALLGENGEEVPE
- a CDS encoding ATP-NAD kinase family protein, producing the protein MNGHASQRGEPTSVGIIANPAAGKDVRRLVALASTFDNQEKVRIVRRVLAALAALGIERVWYLRDSFGIVERAAEGMTQRLDIRPVPIPCTFTATDSERAAAWLAEQRVACLVTLGGDGTNRVVARSCRDLPLVPIATGTNNVFPFLVDGTIAGVAAGLLASGRLPDCLQRWPRLEVWIDGTLADIALIDVAVSRERFLGARAIWDPTSIEQVIVARVLPGVIGLAAIAAAVCPRQDHGGATVKLGPGGTTALAPLAPGLLVPVPVRDWEPLSPDHAVPIETIPCTLALDGERELRIERAEQVLVRLSAAGPLVLDPRLALQEAARSGALLIPPLAL
- a CDS encoding MBL fold metallo-hydrolase, whose protein sequence is MAVDIVTLPCGPLETNAYLLVTEQRALLVDAPPDSCLAVLDELERRQARLERIVITHTHWDHIVDATALRRETGALIVAHPQAVPRLQQPRPLLTPLPFEIEPAPPDELVEDGATLLFEPLCFTVIHTPGHAPEQISLYEPTRGWLFGGDTLFPGGYGRVDLPGSSMAETIRTLRRLLELPGDVIVFPGHGPTTTIGRERGWIEQLVASGS
- a CDS encoding MgtC/SapB family protein, encoding MLSEAEAIVRLIIALLLGGLLGFERELSAKPAGLRTHMLVAEGAALFMVCSMLLMEQFSRPEVGILIDPSRIGSTIVTGVGFLGGGMILRARDRVFGLTTAAGIWVAAAIGMLVGAGYYVIAIVGTLLAVATIVFVRRIERYLRLPDQLRERPLDELSVEE